In Flammeovirgaceae bacterium 311, one DNA window encodes the following:
- a CDS encoding hypothetical protein (COG2866 Predicted carboxypeptidase), whose amino-acid sequence MINCVPLKEQAVPNIWQILYQQHDNFKEERIAHRRFTPSEIEVLIRELEEDSRFTVKKAGESVEGRPIYLVKLGTGPRKVLLWSQMHGDEATATAALIDLFNFFQAEGDAFDSLRENILQNTTLYFLPMLNPDGAERHQRRNALEIDLNRDAQRLASPESRLLKNIRDSLQANWGFNLHDQSHLYAAGPKGPPATIALLAPPVDDAGTVNGVRRPAMQMVVRLNEVLQPFIPQGVAKWNDDFEPRAFGENMQIWGTSTILIESGGFLGDPEKQEIRRLNFVALLAAFQSIATSSWQEKSIIDYDKIPENARFFYDLVIRNVQLQKDGYSYTADIGINRTEKEHHQPGERLFYYESSIEDLGDLSVFRGFEDLDVKGLRLQPGRVYPFAFEDMQQLELYGVDKLLADGYTSIMMTRLPPEQKFSALPINIQASKTAASFGLDEPADFVLMKGDRVRYAIVNGFVYDLQKGENRVKNARVEQ is encoded by the coding sequence ATGATCAACTGTGTTCCCCTTAAAGAGCAGGCCGTTCCTAATATATGGCAAATTCTTTACCAGCAGCATGATAATTTTAAAGAAGAGCGCATTGCTCACCGCAGGTTTACCCCATCAGAAATAGAGGTTCTGATCAGGGAACTTGAGGAAGATAGCCGCTTTACGGTAAAAAAAGCAGGCGAATCGGTAGAAGGCCGCCCTATTTACCTGGTAAAGCTGGGAACAGGCCCCAGAAAAGTGCTGCTCTGGTCGCAGATGCATGGCGATGAAGCCACCGCCACGGCTGCCCTGATCGATCTTTTTAATTTCTTTCAGGCCGAAGGCGATGCTTTTGATTCGCTGCGGGAAAATATATTGCAAAACACCACGCTCTATTTTTTGCCCATGCTCAATCCGGATGGCGCTGAAAGGCACCAGAGACGTAACGCACTTGAAATAGACCTGAACCGCGATGCCCAGCGCCTGGCCTCTCCGGAAAGCCGGCTGCTCAAAAATATTCGAGACAGCCTGCAGGCCAACTGGGGCTTTAACCTGCACGACCAGAGCCATCTTTATGCAGCCGGTCCTAAAGGCCCGCCTGCCACCATAGCTCTCCTGGCGCCCCCGGTAGATGATGCCGGCACTGTAAATGGGGTTCGGCGGCCGGCCATGCAAATGGTGGTGAGGCTTAATGAGGTATTACAGCCCTTTATTCCCCAGGGAGTAGCCAAGTGGAATGATGATTTTGAGCCTCGTGCATTTGGCGAAAACATGCAGATCTGGGGCACCAGTACGATACTCATAGAATCCGGAGGCTTTCTGGGTGATCCGGAGAAGCAGGAGATCCGCAGGCTTAATTTTGTTGCCCTGCTCGCTGCTTTCCAAAGCATAGCCACCAGTTCCTGGCAGGAAAAGAGCATCATTGACTATGATAAAATACCTGAAAATGCCCGTTTCTTTTATGATCTGGTGATACGCAATGTACAGCTACAAAAAGACGGGTACAGCTATACTGCCGATATAGGCATTAACAGAACTGAAAAAGAGCATCACCAGCCCGGTGAGCGGCTCTTTTACTACGAGTCTTCTATTGAGGACCTGGGCGATCTTTCTGTTTTTCGCGGTTTTGAAGACCTGGATGTAAAAGGCTTGCGGCTGCAGCCGGGCAGGGTGTACCCTTTTGCCTTTGAGGATATGCAGCAGCTGGAGTTGTATGGCGTAGATAAATTGCTGGCAGATGGCTACACCAGTATCATGATGACAAGGCTGCCGCCAGAGCAGAAATTCAGCGCACTGCCCATCAACATACAGGCATCTAAGACAGCAGCCAGCTTTGGGCTGGACGAGCCCGCCGACTTTGTGCTGATGAAGGGCGACCGGGTACGTTATGCAATTGTCAATGGATTTGTGTACGACCTTCAGAAAGGAGAAAATAGGGTAAAAAACGCACGGGTAGAGCAGTAA
- a CDS encoding hypothetical protein (COG1814 Uncharacterized membrane protein) — protein MSTNYPPVKHHETNLHNTGPRWIRSVQDYLGEFVYGGIDGSVTTFAVVAGAAGGGLGADVILILGFANLIADGFAMSVGSYLSNKSEQDNYAMHERTEYWEVDNLPEREREEVREIMQAKGFEGELLEKVVEVLTADKDRWVDLMMKEELGMMRETKSPFTMGAVTFASFVLVGLIPLITYVFEFSGIQLQADPFWLASFLTALAFIGIGYLKSYVTQTNRWRAMLETLLLGGAAAILAYYVGSLLESWLG, from the coding sequence ATGAGTACAAACTACCCTCCGGTGAAGCACCACGAAACTAACCTTCATAACACAGGTCCGCGGTGGATCAGGTCTGTGCAGGATTACCTGGGAGAATTTGTCTATGGCGGTATAGATGGCTCCGTTACTACTTTTGCCGTTGTAGCCGGCGCAGCGGGTGGCGGGCTGGGTGCAGATGTGATTTTGATCCTGGGGTTTGCCAACCTGATTGCCGATGGTTTTGCCATGAGCGTTGGCAGCTACCTCAGCAATAAAAGTGAGCAGGATAATTATGCCATGCACGAGCGTACCGAATACTGGGAAGTAGACAACTTACCTGAGCGGGAGCGGGAAGAGGTACGTGAAATTATGCAGGCAAAGGGCTTTGAAGGCGAGCTGCTGGAAAAAGTAGTTGAGGTACTTACCGCCGATAAAGACCGCTGGGTAGACCTGATGATGAAGGAGGAGCTGGGTATGATGCGTGAAACCAAGTCTCCTTTCACCATGGGTGCGGTAACTTTTGCTTCTTTTGTGCTGGTGGGTCTTATTCCACTCATCACCTATGTATTTGAATTTTCCGGCATACAGCTGCAGGCAGATCCTTTCTGGTTGGCTTCTTTCCTGACAGCACTTGCTTTTATTGGCATTGGCTACCTGAAAAGCTATGTGACCCAAACCAACCGCTGGCGCGCCATGCTGGAAACCCTTTTACTAGGCGGCGCAGCAGCAATCCTGGCCTATTATGTAGGCTCCCTGCTGGAGAGCTGGCTCGGGTAA